The nucleotide window TTTGCCGGAATACTGTTTTACTACCATTATACCAATGATGACTGCAATTATGATGTAGTTGATTGGTGGGGCCAAAATTCTTGTGACATAGCCAATTTGCGGTACCACATAAAAGACCTCACCAATGTATTCCTCTTCAGTAATTGGATAGTCAGTTCCTGGAATTGAAATTGGGTTTGCATCACCCTTTGTGCGTATTGTTTTTGATTCCTGCCGATCATCTAGTATTGCCTCGACTCGGTGCACAATTACTCTATCATGTCCGTTTGGCCTGTTAAACACAATGATATCACCAATCTGTATGTTCTCAAATGGCTCGTTTCCATTTACCACCAAAACATCATACACTTGTAAAACAGGAATCATGCTTCCACTAGACACGACATAAAACGGGTTTTGGGTCCCAAAGACTACCTGCAGTCCAATCCAAATTGCGGCAACACCTACTGCGACAATAATTACGTCCTTTATGATGCTCTTTGTTTTTGTCATGCTATAGCTTGTTTCCGCAGCTTTCACAGAATTTAGAGCCGGCCTTGTTCTCAAAGCCGCACTTGCATGTCAGTCCACTTGACTCTGATCCGTCACCTAATAGAATGATCTCGCCGATTTTTTTGATCTTTGCCCACTCTATTGTTTGATCGGATCCGTCATTTTTGGTAACTATTAGGACAACTTGGTGCGATGAATTAATTCCGACCTGCTTTGCAACTCCGACCTTTTTTGCATTAGTATCATACACTGACATGCCGGTAATTGAGCTAAATGTAGAATTCGCTGACTGTGATATTTGAGGTGATGATGGTTCCGCGGTAACTGATGGTGCTGACTGCTCAAATGAAATGGTTGGGACCTTTGGTTGTTCTGGTGCAATTGGTTTTGCAAGGCCAACTTCTCCCTCTTTTTGGAATTCCCTGTATTCGGCAATGGTGGAGCCACATGTGGTGCAGATGTACTGTCCACGCTCTTTTAGGATTAGATTCTGGGCTACCTCCTCATTTGGATTTTCAAACTCTATTTTTGGGCCGCCCTCATAGTCTTTCTCACAAGTATTACAGAAATATTTTGAAATTAGTTGAACATCAAGCCTTCCAATTGGTGCTAAGAACAGGTCAGGCCCTCCAAGATTTCCCTTTCTTTGCTGATCGTCTGTTACTTGAGCCATTACAAATCCGCCTGATCCCCGTAGTTTTTTTAGGCGAAGCTCAGCGCTCATATTCTGCAATCGAGGCCAGATCCAATTAAAGTATATGTTGTTTGATCCAAATTCGACCTGAAGATATTTAGGGCTGATTAGATGAAGCATTTTTGATTAAAATGGCACTAGGTCACATTTCAAACGC belongs to Candidatus Nitrosotenuis cloacae and includes:
- a CDS encoding signal peptidase I, which produces MTKTKSIIKDVIIVAVGVAAIWIGLQVVFGTQNPFYVVSSGSMIPVLQVYDVLVVNGNEPFENIQIGDIIVFNRPNGHDRVIVHRVEAILDDRQESKTIRTKGDANPISIPGTDYPITEEEYIGEVFYVVPQIGYVTRILAPPINYIIIAVIIGIMVVKQYSGKSKEKKESKIETEMPKESQATTEEFAKTDDNTYSDVAPKDPDLTLKDEPEKDTK